AGGGAGATGACCGACGAAGAATTGGTCCGCAAAATCTCCGATTCGAAAGACGAGTTATTCAGGTTGCGCTTTCAGTTGGCGACAGGGCAGCTTGATAACATGATGAAGATTAAGGAAGTCCGGCGCCGGATAGCCAGGTTTAAAACCATCCTTCGCGAGAGGGAGATCGGGATTGAGAGAGCGCTGAGGATGAACTGAGGAGTCCCCGGCAGTCGGGGAGTGAAATGTCTCAGGGCCTCGTGCGGCTATACTGGCCGAAAAACCGGCGGCCATTTTAAGGAGGTA
This window of the Bacillota bacterium genome carries:
- the rpmC gene encoding 50S ribosomal protein L29; the protein is MKVNEIREMTDEELVRKISDSKDELFRLRFQLATGQLDNMMKIKEVRRRIARFKTILREREIGIERALRMN